The following coding sequences lie in one Leptospira inadai serovar Lyme str. 10 genomic window:
- a CDS encoding integrase core domain-containing protein, which translates to MHFELSLLLNGVLLLYFLFSLKSESRNELQVLLLKSQLTAYKRKTKQFHTKPFERIKIVLLSYILKNWRNLMILVSPETVLRWRKEKFKIFWAMISKRKKPGRPNIPWNTIKLIRKVAKENYIWGATKLHGLLHKLGYDISERTVSKYIPKRPPDPRKRLLWKQFYALHAEAMVVSDTFTLYSANFKEIFKVAFFLHVGTRQVLHFDIHTKPTTRWMRNVLKLAIRKRGNKNFHYFLSDHDPIFGKRFTKYSERVGIKHKKTTPRSPWQNCYAERWIKTCRNEFLDFFIPVNEYHLRKNLDEFIHFYNHNRTHLSLEKDTPISSPVLYKPRDGNYKLVATPVLGGLYHTYSYEKIA; encoded by the coding sequence TTGCATTTCGAATTATCCCTCCTGTTAAACGGCGTCTTACTTCTTTACTTCTTATTCTCTTTAAAATCCGAATCCCGGAACGAACTACAAGTTCTCTTACTTAAATCCCAGCTGACTGCCTACAAACGGAAAACAAAACAATTTCATACGAAACCTTTCGAAAGAATCAAAATCGTGTTACTTTCCTACATCCTTAAAAATTGGCGGAATTTGATGATCCTCGTTTCGCCGGAAACCGTTCTTAGATGGAGAAAAGAAAAGTTCAAAATCTTTTGGGCCATGATCTCTAAAAGAAAGAAACCAGGAAGACCCAATATTCCTTGGAATACGATTAAACTGATCAGAAAAGTCGCTAAAGAAAACTATATTTGGGGAGCTACGAAACTTCATGGACTACTTCATAAATTAGGGTATGATATCTCTGAACGCACCGTCTCAAAATATATTCCGAAACGACCACCGGATCCAAGGAAACGACTCCTTTGGAAACAATTCTACGCTTTACATGCCGAAGCTATGGTTGTTTCAGATACGTTCACTCTGTACTCGGCTAATTTTAAAGAAATCTTCAAGGTTGCTTTCTTTCTTCATGTCGGAACTAGACAGGTACTTCACTTTGATATCCATACCAAACCGACCACAAGATGGATGCGGAACGTTCTCAAACTTGCAATTCGCAAGCGAGGAAATAAAAACTTTCATTACTTTCTTTCCGATCACGATCCGATTTTCGGAAAACGATTCACTAAATATTCGGAAAGGGTAGGCATTAAACATAAAAAGACAACCCCAAGATCTCCTTGGCAAAACTGTTATGCGGAACGATGGATCAAAACTTGCAGAAACGAATTCTTAGATTTCTTTATTCCCGTAAATGAGTATCACCTTAGAAAAAATCTAGATGAGTTTATTCATTTCTATAACCATAACAGAACCCATCTGTCTTTAGAGAAAGACACTCCGATAAGCTCACCCGTTTTATATAAACCCCGAGACGGAAACTATAAATTAGTAGCTACGCCTGTTCTCGGAGGGCTTTATCATACATACTCTTACGAAAAAATAGCTTAA